ATCTTCCAGGCTCATCAGACCCATGTTGTACTGCTCGTGTACATCGGCCAGCTCCGCCACGGTGTCGTGGTAAATTTCCAGCAGGGGCGGATCTTCCCGACACAAGTCTTCCCAGGTTTCCCACATGTTGCCCAGCAGGAAGGGGGCATCATCCCGGGGCGCCGCCGGACGGGTGCTCTGGGCCGACTCAATGCTGATCACATTGGCGATCAGCATGGCATGGTGGGCGGTAATGGCCCGGCCCGACTCGCTGATGATGCGCGGGTGCGGCAGATCGTATTCCCGGCACACGTTGCCAATGCCCCAAACCACGTTGTTGGCGTATTCGCGCAGGTTGTAGTTGGCCGAACAGTAGCTCTGGGAGCGGGTGCCTTCGTAATCCACGCCCAGGCCGCCGCCCACATCCACGATGTTTACCGGCACATTCAGGCGACGCAGCTCGCCGTAGAAACGGCCGCATTCGCGAATGCCCTTTTGAATGTCACGAATATTGGCGATCTGGGAGCCCAGGTGAAAATGCAGCAACTGCAGCCAGTCGATGCAACCGGCATCCTTCAGCCGGTTGACCAGAGCCAACACCTGGGTGGCGCTGAGGCCGAACTTGGACTTTTCGCCGCCACTCGACTGCCACTTGCCGGCCCCCTGGGACGCCAGCCGTGCGCGCACGCCCAGGCGCGGCGTTACCTTGAGCTTGTCTGCCTCTTCCATGACCAGCGACAGCTCGGAGAGCTTTTCGATAACGATGTAGACCTGGTGGCCCATTTTGGTGCCGAGCAGCGCCAGGCGCACGTATTCCTTGTCTTTGTAGCCGTTACACACGATCACCGACTCGGTTTCGTGGTTGTGGGCCAGCACCGCCAGCAGCTCCGGCTTGGAGCCGGCTTCCAGGCCCAGCCGTGGCTTGTCTTTGTACGCCTTGGTCACGGCGTCAAGCACACCACGCTGCTGGTTGACCTTGATGGGATAAACGGTCAGGTAATCGCCTTCGTAGCCGTAGTCTTCGATGGCACCGTTAAAGGCGTTGAACAGGGCGTCGATGCGGCTTTTGATAATATCGGGAAAACGCAGCAGTACCGGGGCGGCATAGCCCTCGGCCTTGAGTTGCTCCACCACCTCCGACAGCACCACTTTGGCCTCGGGCCGGGTTTTGTCGGGCGTGACACAGACTCGCCCCTGCTCGTCGAGATGAAAAAAACCGGCGCCCCAGTAAGGCAGGTTATACACCTTGAGCGCATCGTTTGCGGACCATTCAGCCATGCTCTTTGTCCCCTTTTTCGTTCAGGGTCACAGATAATCCGAACCCGACATGGGTCCGGTACGATAATGAGTCGATTTTCGTCAGTATAAGGCAGCGGCGCACGCCGTCCGTGAGCTGCAAAAAAATCGGGGGCCGAGTGTAACGCTCGAGCCCTGCGCTGACCAGTACTGATCGGCCGTCAGCTGCATTTTAGCGACGCGCCAGCCGTTCCAGCAGGCCTCCCTGCTCCTTCAGAAAGCGCCGGCCACAAATGAGCCCCAATTGATAATCCTGCTCCAGTTGCCCTCGCGTCGAGCCCAGCACTCGACTGTGTAGCGGCTCCGGTGGCGCAATGTCAAACACCCGCACGCTGGTCGGCGGCCGGCTCATAAAGTGATGGGCCTCATTACAGCAGCGCCGGTGGGCCTCCACCATGGCCTTTAACTCCCCGACCCGCTCCCGCCCCAGCCAGTCTTCCAGCCGCCGGGCCCAGTTCAGGCTGAAGCGACTGTCGCCGGGATGGGTACGGATCACCACCAGCACGCCGGCGCCCCGCCGCCAGGCTTCACACACCGGAATGGCGTCGGCCACGCCACCGTCCAGGTAACGCTCTCCCCGCCACTCCACTCCCGCCCGGTAGAACAGCGGAATGGCACTCGACGCCTTCAGGCCAAGCAACCAGTCGGTGTCGGCGGGATGAAAATAATGGGGCACGTGATCCCGGGCCCGCGTGCTGCAAAACAACAACTCGCGTTCGCCCAGTCGCCGGCGCCCGGTCACCACATCCAGCGGCAGCTCGTGACGGAGCACCTCGAAATACCAGTCCAGATCGACCAAATCGCCCCCCCGGGCAAAATGCAGCGGACGAAAAAAGTCGGCACGGGTGGTGTAATCGGTGATCACTTCCCGGGCAAAGCCGCGGCTGTGACAGACATAGGCCGATAGGTTCTGGGCACCGGCGGAAGAGCCGATAAAGAGGTCAAAAGGGTCAAAATCGGCGGCCATAAAGGCGTCGAGTACGCCTGCGGTAAAAATGCCACGTTGGCCACCACCTTCGCAAATCAGGGCCAGGCGGCCGGTATTCGGCTCGGCCCCATTAACTACGGCGGCAACTTCGGCCGCCAGATATGGTCGCTGACTGATCATAGACAACCCTGTCATCAAATCATCATAACGGCGCCATGTGGCCGTCATTGGTCCTGTCTAGGCTGGGCTCACCGCAAGTGAAGGAGCACGCCATGTTCTCTGTAGATACCCTGGCCGCCGAGTTTCTGCCCCGGTGGCAACACGTTCCCGGTTGCAAGGCCACGTTGCGTTACCTGTTGCACGAGCAGGCCTTTATCGACTTTGCCGCCGAATACCCCCATCTGCGCGGCCTGGATTTTGTAGAGCAGGTACTCGAGTATTTTCATTTTCGCGTCCGGGTGCACGATCAGGAGCTGGAGCATATTCCGGCCACCGGCCCCGTGGTGATCGTGGCCAACCACCCCATCGGCTCCCTGGATGGCCTGGCCCTGCTGCGCCTGGTCTGCCGCCTGCGCCCCGACACCAAAATCATGGCCAATCAGCTGCTGGCCCGGCTTGAGCCGCTCAGTCCACTGCTGCTGCCGGTAGACAACCTGGGCGGCCGTACCGGTCGTGCCCAGCTTGGCGCGGTGCAACATCACCTGGGCGCCGGTGGCGTGGTCATCATTTTTCCCGCCGGCGAGGTGTCGCGCCTCAGCCCCGCCGGCGTACGCGACAGCCGCTGGCATGCCGGCTTCATTCGCCTGGCCATTCGCGCTCGGGCCGACATCGTGCCCATTCATCTGGATGGCCGAAACTCCGCCTTCTTTTATTTAAGCTCACTGTTGTGCCGCCCGCTGAGCGGCGTGCTGCTGATCCGCGAAATGTTTCGCCAGCGCAACCGCCAGATCAGCGTGCGCATCGGCCGTCCGGTGGCCTGGCAGCACTGCCGCCAGGGCGGCGTCAGCGACAAGGGCCTGGCCATGCTGTTTCGCAGCCATCTGTACCGGCTCGGCAAGGGAAAAAGCGGTTTGTTTGAAACCCAGGTGGCCATTGCCCCCCCCGAGCCGCGTCAGTTGCTGAAAAAGGCAGTGGAAAAAAGCGAACTGCTAGGCCGCACCCGGGACGGCAAGGCCATTTACCTCACCAAACGGGACCCTGCGGGCCACTGTGTGATCCTGAGAGAAATCGGCCGGCTGCGGGAACTGGCATTCCGCGCCGTCGGTGAAGGCACCGGCAAACGCCGGGACCTGGACCCGTTTGATGATGATTATTATCAGTTGCTGCTGTGGGATCCCGAAGAGCTGGAAGTGATCGGCGCTTACCGCTTTGTGCCGGCGCGCCGGCAACTGGAGCGTCGCGGCACCGACGGGCTTTACACCCACCAGCTGTTTGAATTCGGTGAGGACATGGCCCCCTTCCTGGAGCGGGGCATTGAACTGGGCCGCAGCTTTATTCAGCCCGCCTACCAGGGCCGGCGCAGCCTGGACTACCTGTGGTTCGGCATTGGTGCCTTTCTGGCCCGCCACCCCCAATACCGTTACCTGTTTGGCCCGGTTTCGCTGAGTGCGGCGCTGCCGGTGGCCGCCCGGGATCTGCTGGTGGCCTTTTACCGACTGTATTTCTCCCGGAAAACCGAGCTGGCCCGTTCGCGCCGCCCCTTTCCCGCCAGTCCCGCCCACTTGCTCAACGCCTTTGACGGCAATGACTACCGGGCGGATCTGCAACGCCTGAAACAGCGACTGGACCACTTGGGTGCGGCCATTCCCACCCTGTACAAACAATACGCCGAACTATGTGAGCCCGGTGGCGTGCAGTTTGTGGACTTTGGGACGGATCCGGACTTCGCCGACTGCATTGATGGTTTGGTGGTGGTGGATTTGACCCGACTCAAGGACAGCCGCTATCAGCGCTACATCGCGCCGCACCTGTCCCCTGAGCCGGCCTGAACCGGTCTCAGGGCCGGTCGCTGTGGCCCAGGTCCCGTTCTGGGGCAATGTGGTCCCGCAGCCGCTGTTTCACTTCCTTGGCCTCGGGAAAACCGTCGTCGGCCACTCGGCACCAGATGAGGGTGCCGTCGACATAAATCTGAAACTGGCCCTTGTCACCAGGGATCAGGGCTACCTCTCCCACTTCATCGGCAAAGGTCGACAGAATTTCCTGGGCCAGCCAGGCCGAACGCAGCAACCAGCGACACAGGCTGCAGTAGCGTATTTCCACTCTGGGTTTCATGCTGCTTCCTTGAGCCCATGCCGGTGGCCCGACATGGGCAAACGAGAGATCAGCGCACCACGCCGCTCAGAAACTCGTGGCGAGTGGCCGGCCGGGTTTTGAAGATGCCGCCAAGGGACGTCGTGGTGGTAGCACTGGTGGCGTCCATCACCCCCCGGGCCTTCACGCAATAATGGGTGGCGGTGATGCTGATCGCCACATCTTCGGACTCGAGCAGGGTCTGCAACGCCACCAGCACCTGCTGGGTAAGGCGCTCCTGTACCTGGGGACGGCGCGCAAAGAACTGCACGATGCGGTTGATCTTGGACAGACCAATCACCTTGCCGCGGGGAATATAGGCAACGGTGGCGGTGCCGTCTATGGTGACAAAATGATGCTCACAAGTGCTGGTCAGGGTGATATCTCGCACCTGTACCATTTCGTCCACCTGCATCTTGTTCTCGATCAGGGTGATCTTGGGGAAGTGGGCATAATCCAGGCCCGAAAAAATCTCCCGCACATACATCTTGGCGATACGCTGGGGCGTTTCGGCCAGGCTGTCGTCTTCCAGATCCAGCCCGAGTACGTCCATCACCTGGGTCATCAGACCGGTGATTTGTTCCTGTTGTTCATCCGTACTCAGGTGGGTTCCACGCATCGGGGTTTCAAGGCCCCGGGCTTCCAGGGCGGAACGGACCCGAATGGCTGCGTCGCTCAATGCGGTCATGATGATCTCCGTGGGATATACAATCTGGAAGCATGTTAGTGCATTTGGTCTTTTCTGTGAATGACGGATTCGCGTCAGTTGCCATGACAAGCGGGGCCGGAGTCTGAAATAATGATATTTATTGATATCCCATACGGAGCCTTAACATGGCCATTCAAGATAGTTGCAGTCACCCCGGGCTGCGTCCCTTTGAAGACGCGAAAGCCGATATGCTGGGCCAGCTGGACACCCTTGCCCCGGCGGAGCTGGTGCCGCTGGAGCAGGCCCTTGACCGTGTGCTGGCAGACGCCGTGGAATCCCCCCTGGATGTGCCCGCCTTTGCCAACTCGGCCATGGACGGTTACGCCCTGCGAGCCGAGGATGCCAATGCCGGCCCCCTGGCCCTGATCGGCTCCAGTCTCGCCGGCCACCCCTTTAACGGCCAGGTCGGGCCGGGGCAATGCGTGCGCATCATGACCGGCGCGGCCCTGCCCCTGGGGGCCGACACTGTCGTCATGCAGGAAAACTGCACCTCCGAGAACAACGCCGTCACCGTCAGCGGCAACATAGAGCCCGGTCAGCATGTGCGCCAGGCGGCGGAAGATC
The Oceanimonas doudoroffii DNA segment above includes these coding regions:
- the folE gene encoding GTP cyclohydrolase I FolE — protein: MTALSDAAIRVRSALEARGLETPMRGTHLSTDEQQEQITGLMTQVMDVLGLDLEDDSLAETPQRIAKMYVREIFSGLDYAHFPKITLIENKMQVDEMVQVRDITLTSTCEHHFVTIDGTATVAYIPRGKVIGLSKINRIVQFFARRPQVQERLTQQVLVALQTLLESEDVAISITATHYCVKARGVMDATSATTTTSLGGIFKTRPATRHEFLSGVVR
- the speA gene encoding biosynthetic arginine decarboxylase, yielding MAEWSANDALKVYNLPYWGAGFFHLDEQGRVCVTPDKTRPEAKVVLSEVVEQLKAEGYAAPVLLRFPDIIKSRIDALFNAFNGAIEDYGYEGDYLTVYPIKVNQQRGVLDAVTKAYKDKPRLGLEAGSKPELLAVLAHNHETESVIVCNGYKDKEYVRLALLGTKMGHQVYIVIEKLSELSLVMEEADKLKVTPRLGVRARLASQGAGKWQSSGGEKSKFGLSATQVLALVNRLKDAGCIDWLQLLHFHLGSQIANIRDIQKGIRECGRFYGELRRLNVPVNIVDVGGGLGVDYEGTRSQSYCSANYNLREYANNVVWGIGNVCREYDLPHPRIISESGRAITAHHAMLIANVISIESAQSTRPAAPRDDAPFLLGNMWETWEDLCREDPPLLEIYHDTVAELADVHEQYNMGLMSLEDRAWAEEVHLNICLGIKARLDPVNRAHRPIMDELNEKLADKCFVNFSLFQSLPDAWGIDQIFPVLPLDGLDRPPSRRAVILDITCDSDGAIDQYVDGQGVETTLPMPEFVPGQPQYLGFFLVGAYQEILGDMHNLFGDTHSAEVVLDDQGQPHITNVKAGSNVAELLRYVDIDPTVINAQYELQASHPDLDEETRALLLKELSAGLEGYAYLEEEH
- a CDS encoding patatin-like phospholipase family protein translates to MTGLSMISQRPYLAAEVAAVVNGAEPNTGRLALICEGGGQRGIFTAGVLDAFMAADFDPFDLFIGSSAGAQNLSAYVCHSRGFAREVITDYTTRADFFRPLHFARGGDLVDLDWYFEVLRHELPLDVVTGRRRLGERELLFCSTRARDHVPHYFHPADTDWLLGLKASSAIPLFYRAGVEWRGERYLDGGVADAIPVCEAWRRGAGVLVVIRTHPGDSRFSLNWARRLEDWLGRERVGELKAMVEAHRRCCNEAHHFMSRPPTSVRVFDIAPPEPLHSRVLGSTRGQLEQDYQLGLICGRRFLKEQGGLLERLARR
- a CDS encoding lysophospholipid acyltransferase family protein, coding for MFSVDTLAAEFLPRWQHVPGCKATLRYLLHEQAFIDFAAEYPHLRGLDFVEQVLEYFHFRVRVHDQELEHIPATGPVVIVANHPIGSLDGLALLRLVCRLRPDTKIMANQLLARLEPLSPLLLPVDNLGGRTGRAQLGAVQHHLGAGGVVIIFPAGEVSRLSPAGVRDSRWHAGFIRLAIRARADIVPIHLDGRNSAFFYLSSLLCRPLSGVLLIREMFRQRNRQISVRIGRPVAWQHCRQGGVSDKGLAMLFRSHLYRLGKGKSGLFETQVAIAPPEPRQLLKKAVEKSELLGRTRDGKAIYLTKRDPAGHCVILREIGRLRELAFRAVGEGTGKRRDLDPFDDDYYQLLLWDPEELEVIGAYRFVPARRQLERRGTDGLYTHQLFEFGEDMAPFLERGIELGRSFIQPAYQGRRSLDYLWFGIGAFLARHPQYRYLFGPVSLSAALPVAARDLLVAFYRLYFSRKTELARSRRPFPASPAHLLNAFDGNDYRADLQRLKQRLDHLGAAIPTLYKQYAELCEPGGVQFVDFGTDPDFADCIDGLVVVDLTRLKDSRYQRYIAPHLSPEPA
- a CDS encoding SelT/SelW/SelH family protein, yielding MKPRVEIRYCSLCRWLLRSAWLAQEILSTFADEVGEVALIPGDKGQFQIYVDGTLIWCRVADDGFPEAKEVKQRLRDHIAPERDLGHSDRP